The Cottoperca gobio chromosome 6, fCotGob3.1, whole genome shotgun sequence genome has a segment encoding these proteins:
- the tmem17 gene encoding LOW QUALITY PROTEIN: transmembrane protein 17B (The sequence of the model RefSeq protein was modified relative to this genomic sequence to represent the inferred CDS: deleted 1 base in 1 codon): protein MDLPETIRQRLEDFSRNVLFDQSRNRPFTEENETFLPHDKRVLSSLHLQMSLYFNMWFFPLWWISETVMLHLKYPALPDYYKFILVTVLILMTLIEAIRLFLGYAGNLQEKVPELAGFWLLSILLQFPLILFQLFNEAILIQPLERGVHIVLAIFILTQALSGFVALRDIVRQTERQFHLQQFD from the exons ATGGACCTGCCGGAGACCATCAGACAACGTTTAGAAGACTTTTCTCGGAATGTGTTATTCGACCAGAGTCGGAATCGGCCCTTCACA GAAGAGAATGAGACGTTTTTGCCACACG acAAGCGGGTTCTGTCTAGTCTCCACCTCCAGATGTCTCTGTACTTTAACATGTGGTTCTTCCCCTTGTGGTGGATCAGTGAAACTGTAATGCTGCACCTCAAG TATCCTGCATTGCCAGACTACTACAAGTTCATCCTTGTCACTGTTCTCATCCTGATGACTCTGATTGAGGCCATTAGACTCTTTCTCGGTTATGCTGGGAACCTGCAAGAAAAG GTCCCAGAGTTGGCTGGATTTTGGCTGCTGAGCATCCTTCTGCAGTTTCCATTAATCCTGTTTCAGCTCTTCAACGAAGCCATTCTCATACAACCCTTGGAGAGGGGTGTTCACATAGTTCTCGCCATATTCATACTTACTCAG GCCCTTTCTGGTTTTGTGGCACTCCGGGAcatagtcagacagacagagaggcaatTTCATCTCCAACAGTTTGACTGA